One stretch of Candidatus Binataceae bacterium DNA includes these proteins:
- a CDS encoding YSC84-related protein: MQIALAPIPCGRAFAAPPLAPTASQIDQSVSAALNNLYAQNAAARALGAKAKAILVFPDIKKGAFVVGAQWGYGALRKDKKTAGYYRTAAASYGFQAGVKKFGYALFFMTDSALAYLDKSGGWAIGTGPSIVVVDQGMARSLTTTNLRSDVYAFVFDQKGLMAGIGIEGSKITKISAAD; encoded by the coding sequence GTGCAAATCGCGCTGGCGCCGATACCCTGCGGCAGGGCTTTTGCGGCGCCTCCCCTGGCGCCCACAGCGTCCCAGATCGATCAGAGCGTGTCGGCCGCGCTGAACAACCTTTACGCGCAGAACGCGGCCGCCAGAGCGCTTGGAGCGAAGGCGAAGGCGATACTCGTTTTCCCCGACATAAAGAAAGGGGCCTTCGTCGTCGGCGCGCAATGGGGCTATGGCGCACTTCGGAAGGACAAGAAAACCGCCGGCTACTACAGGACGGCGGCGGCGTCTTACGGATTCCAGGCCGGAGTGAAGAAGTTCGGCTACGCGCTCTTTTTCATGACCGATTCGGCGCTCGCGTACCTCGACAAGAGCGGAGGCTGGGCCATCGGCACCGGGCCGAGCATCGTCGTCGTGGACCAGGGCATGGCGCGGTCGCTGACGACGACGAATCTGCGCTCGGATGTCTACGCCTTCGTTTTCGATCAGAAGGGCCTGATGGCTGGCATCGGCATCGAGGGATCGAAAATCACCAAAATCAGCGCCGCCGACTAG
- a CDS encoding SDR family oxidoreductase, with the protein MKYAIVTGGARGLGLGIVRALLAGQVVDRVAVIDRALAPAAADIADRVEGFNGDVTDEAQIHATVEAITAKFGPHPDVLCNNAGGGESGWFESGQDAEWHSVEIWRRYVELNLNSVYIVSREVVPRMVAGGAVCNTSSIAGMLATPVLAAYAAAKAAVISYTRTLALQMGPKGIRVNAVAPGLIYTKIWEELGAALGGGAERARDTFDMTVRILTPLGREQTPEDIGNTVAFLCSERAANITGQVVAVDGGIVLGRPPLRG; encoded by the coding sequence ATGAAATACGCAATAGTTACGGGCGGTGCCCGCGGACTCGGATTGGGAATCGTGCGAGCGCTGCTCGCCGGTCAAGTCGTGGATCGCGTCGCAGTTATCGATCGAGCTCTCGCGCCGGCGGCCGCGGATATCGCGGACCGGGTCGAGGGATTCAACGGGGACGTGACCGACGAGGCACAAATCCACGCGACGGTGGAAGCGATCACGGCGAAGTTTGGCCCGCATCCGGACGTGCTGTGCAACAATGCGGGCGGTGGGGAGTCGGGATGGTTCGAGAGCGGGCAGGACGCCGAATGGCATAGCGTCGAGATCTGGCGGCGCTACGTCGAGCTTAACCTGAACTCGGTTTACATCGTTTCCAGGGAAGTCGTGCCGCGGATGGTTGCGGGCGGCGCGGTGTGCAATACCTCGTCGATCGCGGGGATGCTCGCGACGCCGGTCCTTGCCGCGTATGCTGCGGCCAAGGCCGCGGTCATCTCGTACACGCGCACGCTGGCGCTGCAGATGGGGCCCAAGGGAATCCGCGTCAACGCGGTGGCCCCGGGCCTCATCTACACGAAGATCTGGGAAGAGCTGGGCGCGGCACTCGGGGGCGGCGCCGAGCGCGCCCGCGATACGTTCGACATGACGGTGCGAATACTGACGCCGCTTGGGCGGGAACAGACGCCCGAGGATATCGGCAATACGGTCGCGTTTCTCTGCTCCGAGCGGGCCGCGAATATCACTGGCCAGGTGGTGGCGGTCGACGGCGGAATCGTGCTAGGGCGCCCGCCGCTACGCGGCTAG
- a CDS encoding YeeE/YedE thiosulfate transporter family protein, protein MHNFTPFASFFGGVLIGLSASAMLLLDGKIAGISGILAGVLKPVKGDWVWRACFLAGLFAGGLLLGKLLPGAFDFGLIRPLPLLAIAGLAVGFGTRLGSGCTSGHGVCGVSRLSPRSLVATATFIFTGALTVYLLNHLAGGSL, encoded by the coding sequence ATGCACAACTTCACTCCGTTCGCATCCTTCTTCGGCGGCGTGCTGATAGGGCTTAGTGCGTCGGCGATGCTGTTGCTTGACGGCAAGATCGCCGGCATCAGCGGAATCCTCGCCGGCGTGCTGAAGCCCGTCAAGGGCGACTGGGTCTGGCGCGCCTGCTTCCTCGCCGGTCTGTTCGCCGGCGGGCTGCTGCTTGGAAAATTGCTGCCCGGCGCCTTCGACTTCGGCCTCATTCGCCCGCTCCCGCTGCTCGCAATCGCGGGGCTGGCCGTCGGATTCGGCACCCGGTTGGGCAGCGGATGCACCAGCGGACATGGAGTGTGCGGCGTAAGTCGGCTCTCGCCGCGCTCGCTCGTCGCGACCGCGACATTCATCTTCACCGGAGCCCTGACGGTTTACCTGTTGAACCATCTGGCGGGAGGTTCTCTATGA
- a CDS encoding DUF6691 family protein, with translation MKSLVTSFISGVVFALGLGISGMTRPVKVIGFLDFFGAWDASLAFVIVGAIAVYFVAYRFSRTMPSPLLAPDFSLPKRSDIDAKLVLGAAVFGMGWGLSGFCPGPALTSLASGAPAVAIFVAAMALGMYIYSWVSEIRAATRTFAAAPSESMQDA, from the coding sequence ATGAAGAGCCTTGTGACCTCATTCATCTCGGGAGTGGTCTTCGCACTGGGCCTGGGAATCTCGGGGATGACCCGTCCGGTAAAGGTCATCGGCTTCCTGGATTTTTTCGGCGCCTGGGATGCCAGTCTGGCGTTTGTGATCGTGGGAGCGATCGCGGTTTACTTCGTTGCCTACCGCTTCAGCAGGACGATGCCGTCGCCATTGCTGGCGCCGGACTTTTCTCTCCCTAAACGAAGCGACATCGATGCGAAGCTTGTTCTGGGTGCGGCGGTTTTCGGCATGGGATGGGGCCTCAGCGGCTTCTGCCCCGGACCCGCACTGACGTCGCTCGCTTCGGGGGCGCCCGCCGTCGCGATCTTCGTCGCCGCGATGGCACTCGGAATGTATATCTATTCGTGGGTCTCGGAAATTCGCGCGGCCACCCGAACCTTTGCGGCGGCACCGTCGGAAAGCATGCAGGATGCGTAG
- a CDS encoding PDZ domain-containing protein gives MQEYLGESEQISLYGIDLRIEHRKAEKDIQGLLVVDIAPGSPGAFAGLHPYRQPTRDILQGVGMLAAMAFPPAAVIVPIMQTVPLNEAYDLIIGVDGSRVTNFMDFYYCMREVQPGEVVYLNLLRNGHRVQVPMRITSTLPPPQAWVR, from the coding sequence ATGCAAGAATATCTCGGCGAGAGCGAGCAGATTTCGCTTTACGGGATAGACCTTCGGATAGAGCATCGCAAGGCGGAAAAGGATATCCAGGGGCTGCTGGTGGTCGATATCGCGCCGGGAAGTCCCGGGGCGTTTGCCGGGCTACATCCCTACCGGCAGCCCACGCGAGACATTCTGCAGGGCGTGGGTATGCTCGCGGCGATGGCATTTCCGCCGGCGGCAGTGATAGTGCCGATCATGCAAACCGTTCCGCTTAACGAAGCCTACGACTTGATAATCGGAGTTGACGGTTCGCGCGTGACCAACTTCATGGACTTTTACTACTGCATGCGCGAAGTCCAGCCCGGCGAAGTTGTCTATTTGAACCTGCTGCGCAATGGACATCGCGTGCAGGTGCCAATGCGCATAACCAGCACCCTTCCGCCTCCGCAAGCGTGGGTGCGCTGA
- the ppk2 gene encoding polyphosphate kinase 2, giving the protein MTRFALETILGNRGGQSLLRKKPTEKAKAKPLLKASGQKLPKLKNKEFESHLAKLEAELVKLQFWVKSKGLKVVVVFEGRDAAGKGGVIKRIVERVSPRVFRVVALPAPTEREKSQMYVQRYIPHMPAAGEVVIFDRSWYNRAGVERVMGFCTEPEAARFLELCPVWERAMVESGIILIKYWFEVTQEEQTRRFLSRIKDGRKIWKLSPMDLESHRRWYDYSRARDDMLVATDTPFAPWYIVNADDKRRARLNCISHLLSLIPYKAIKQEPTKLPKRQKPHGYVEPRNRRYNVVPETY; this is encoded by the coding sequence TTGACAAGGTTCGCTCTCGAAACAATCTTAGGGAACAGGGGAGGACAAAGTCTCTTGCGCAAGAAGCCGACGGAGAAGGCTAAGGCAAAGCCGCTTTTGAAGGCGTCCGGCCAGAAGCTTCCGAAACTGAAGAACAAGGAGTTCGAAAGCCACCTGGCAAAGCTGGAGGCGGAACTCGTCAAGCTGCAGTTCTGGGTAAAGAGCAAAGGTCTCAAGGTTGTCGTCGTGTTCGAGGGGCGCGACGCGGCCGGAAAGGGCGGGGTGATCAAGCGTATCGTGGAACGCGTCAGTCCCCGGGTGTTCCGCGTCGTGGCATTGCCGGCGCCGACCGAGCGCGAGAAGTCGCAGATGTACGTGCAGCGCTACATTCCGCATATGCCGGCGGCCGGAGAGGTCGTGATCTTCGATCGCAGTTGGTATAACCGCGCAGGCGTCGAGCGCGTTATGGGATTCTGCACCGAGCCGGAAGCCGCGCGATTCCTTGAGCTATGCCCGGTGTGGGAACGAGCGATGGTCGAGTCAGGTATTATTCTGATCAAATACTGGTTCGAGGTCACCCAGGAGGAGCAGACGCGCCGATTTCTCAGCCGAATCAAAGACGGGCGCAAGATATGGAAGCTGAGCCCGATGGATCTCGAATCGCATCGGCGCTGGTATGACTATTCACGGGCGCGGGACGATATGCTCGTGGCCACGGACACTCCGTTCGCTCCATGGTATATCGTTAATGCTGACGACAAGCGGCGCGCGCGGCTCAATTGTATTTCACACTTGCTGAGCCTGATTCCTTATAAAGCGATCAAGCAGGAGCCGACCAAACTTCCCAAGCGGCAAAAGCCACATGGATACGTGGAGCCGCGAAACCGCCGCTACAACGTTGTGCCCGAAACCTATTGA
- the ydiK gene encoding AI-2E family transporter YdiK: protein MEPDRPSDLARTTLQLLALGALIAASLWIIWPFLVALVWAATVAIATWPLLLHAQSWLGGRRAPAVALMTILLLLILIVPLYFAITAISGNVGQIAEWSKSLANLIRSQPPAWIGSLPLIGGKIAARWRQIAAASPSEISAHLAPFARTATLWFLSRVGSLGMLVLQFLLTTMIAAILYANGETAARGTLIFAHRLAGPSGEKAAHLAAQAVRGVAMGVVVTAVLQSILAGLGLLVSGVPFPALLTLVMFLLSVAQIGPAPVLIGAIVLVYYQSGVLWGSGLLVWGIFCVTFDNVLRPMLIRRGADLPLLLIFAGVIGGLIAFGVIGLFIGPVVLAVAYTLLVDWVSEGDVAPVSAAAEH from the coding sequence ATGGAGCCCGACCGACCGTCCGACCTTGCTCGTACCACTCTTCAACTGCTTGCACTTGGGGCATTGATCGCTGCGAGCCTCTGGATCATATGGCCATTTCTGGTCGCGCTGGTCTGGGCTGCCACCGTGGCAATTGCCACCTGGCCGCTCCTGTTGCACGCGCAATCATGGCTTGGCGGCAGACGCGCTCCCGCCGTTGCGCTGATGACGATTCTGTTGCTCCTTATCCTGATCGTGCCGCTCTACTTTGCGATTACGGCGATCTCGGGAAATGTCGGGCAAATCGCAGAATGGTCCAAGTCGCTGGCGAATCTCATCCGGTCGCAGCCGCCCGCATGGATTGGAAGCCTTCCGCTCATTGGCGGAAAGATCGCTGCGCGCTGGCGTCAAATCGCGGCCGCGAGTCCTTCGGAAATCTCGGCGCATCTCGCGCCCTTCGCGCGTACGGCCACACTATGGTTCCTGAGCCGGGTGGGTAGTCTTGGGATGCTCGTGCTGCAGTTCCTGCTCACCACGATGATCGCGGCGATTCTTTACGCCAACGGCGAGACCGCCGCTCGCGGCACGTTAATTTTTGCCCACCGGCTCGCGGGGCCGTCTGGCGAGAAAGCGGCACATCTTGCCGCGCAGGCAGTCAGAGGTGTCGCGATGGGCGTCGTGGTCACCGCCGTTCTTCAGTCGATCCTCGCCGGTTTAGGACTGCTCGTGTCCGGCGTGCCATTTCCCGCGCTACTGACGCTGGTGATGTTCCTGCTTTCGGTCGCGCAGATCGGCCCCGCGCCGGTGCTCATCGGCGCGATCGTTCTGGTCTACTACCAAAGCGGCGTGCTGTGGGGCAGCGGGCTGCTCGTATGGGGGATTTTCTGCGTGACCTTCGACAACGTTCTGCGCCCGATGCTGATCCGGCGGGGCGCCGATCTTCCGCTGCTCCTGATCTTTGCCGGAGTGATCGGCGGGCTCATCGCCTTCGGCGTCATCGGCCTGTTCATCGGCCCCGTCGTGCTTGCCGTTGCGTACACGCTACTGGTCGACTGGGTATCCGAAGGCGACGTTGCTCCGGTGAGCGCCGCGGCCGAGCATTGA
- a CDS encoding glutathione S-transferase family protein, translating to MAHDLTLWGAGTSRTMRAHWMLLELGLEYDSHPIGARSGETLTAEFLRINPRHKIPVLRHGYFVLTESAAIIQYLNETFADSARLYVPRDARERAALSEWCYFIATELDAAGLYIMRRHDALKSTYGEAPAAVESARQYFEHNLEAMAARVNDGGAYLFGERLSIADILLMTCLDWAASCSISVSDTFSRYSHRVAARPAYQAARARNFAAQ from the coding sequence ATGGCGCACGATTTGACTTTGTGGGGAGCGGGTACGTCGCGCACGATGCGCGCGCACTGGATGCTGCTCGAGCTCGGACTCGAGTACGATTCCCATCCGATCGGGGCGCGCAGCGGCGAGACCCTCACAGCGGAATTCCTGCGAATCAATCCGCGGCACAAGATTCCGGTGCTTCGCCACGGATACTTTGTTTTGACCGAGAGCGCCGCGATCATCCAGTATCTCAATGAGACCTTTGCCGATTCGGCGCGGCTTTATGTTCCGCGGGACGCCCGGGAGCGCGCCGCGCTCAGCGAATGGTGCTATTTCATCGCGACCGAGCTCGACGCGGCCGGGTTGTATATTATGCGCCGCCACGACGCATTGAAAAGCACGTATGGTGAAGCGCCGGCCGCGGTCGAATCGGCAAGGCAGTACTTTGAGCACAATCTCGAGGCGATGGCCGCGCGCGTCAACGACGGCGGTGCATACCTGTTCGGTGAGCGCCTGAGCATCGCGGACATACTCCTGATGACGTGCCTCGATTGGGCCGCGTCGTGCAGCATCTCCGTTTCCGACACGTTCTCGCGCTATAGCCATCGCGTCGCCGCCCGCCCCGCCTATCAAGCGGCGCGCGCGCGCAACTTTGCCGCGCAATAA
- a CDS encoding SDR family NAD(P)-dependent oxidoreductase, whose amino-acid sequence MEQRKATAAVIGAGDYIGGAIAKKFAAEGFILFAGRRNGEKLAPLVAEVEAAGGRIVGRSLDARKEDEVAAFLRDADQCAPLEVCIFNVGANVNFPILETTERVFRKVWEMACYAGFVAGREAARLMLPHGCGCLFFTGATASVRGGAGYAAFASAKFGLRAVAQSIARELGPKNIHVAHLIIDAGVDTAWVRDRIREKQGEDALNELAPGRLMRPAAVAEAYWQLYRQPPDAWTFEQEIRPFGEKW is encoded by the coding sequence TTGGAACAGCGCAAAGCGACGGCCGCGGTGATCGGCGCGGGAGATTACATCGGCGGCGCGATCGCGAAGAAGTTCGCGGCGGAAGGGTTCATCCTCTTCGCCGGCAGGCGCAATGGCGAAAAACTCGCGCCGCTCGTCGCGGAGGTCGAGGCCGCGGGCGGACGAATCGTCGGGCGCTCGCTGGATGCGCGCAAGGAAGATGAGGTCGCCGCGTTCCTGCGCGACGCGGACCAGTGCGCGCCGCTCGAAGTCTGCATCTTCAACGTTGGGGCCAACGTCAACTTCCCAATCCTGGAGACGACCGAACGCGTCTTTCGCAAGGTTTGGGAAATGGCCTGCTACGCAGGATTTGTCGCCGGCCGCGAGGCGGCCCGCTTGATGCTGCCGCATGGGTGCGGATGTCTCTTTTTCACCGGCGCCACGGCGAGCGTGCGCGGCGGGGCCGGATACGCCGCCTTTGCCAGCGCGAAATTCGGGCTGCGCGCGGTTGCTCAAAGCATCGCGCGCGAACTCGGGCCGAAAAACATCCACGTCGCCCATCTCATAATCGATGCGGGAGTGGATACGGCCTGGGTACGCGATCGAATCAGGGAGAAGCAAGGTGAAGATGCGCTGAACGAGCTTGCACCCGGGCGGCTGATGCGGCCGGCTGCAGTGGCGGAGGCGTATTGGCAACTCTACCGGCAGCCGCCAGACGCGTGGACATTCGAGCAAGAGATCCGCCCCTTCGGCGAGAAATGGTGA
- a CDS encoding TetR/AcrR family transcriptional regulator: MALVIKDVKRHRDGEGSPMRVSKEKAARNRDQILTSAARLFRENGIDATGVDSITKAAGLTHGGLYSHFGSKQAIVAEAVRFALARSRRRWSRTAEGKAHDEAFADIAGYYLSREHRDAHGDGCLVAALSCEIGRQPPAVRRVFTEELKQVLGFLSGLMPEEISARRYEDAIAAFACMVGAVVLARAVNDEALSRRILKTAEKRLGKVATGRRPVRRRASAPRGRANA, translated from the coding sequence ATGGCGCTCGTAATTAAAGATGTCAAGCGCCATCGCGATGGCGAAGGAAGTCCGATGCGGGTGTCGAAAGAAAAAGCCGCGCGCAACCGCGATCAAATCCTGACTTCGGCTGCGCGCCTCTTCCGCGAAAACGGTATCGACGCGACCGGCGTCGATTCGATCACCAAGGCCGCCGGCCTCACCCACGGCGGGCTCTACAGCCACTTCGGCTCCAAGCAGGCGATCGTCGCCGAGGCGGTGCGCTTCGCGCTCGCGCGCTCTCGGCGCCGGTGGTCGCGAACGGCCGAAGGCAAGGCGCACGATGAAGCGTTTGCCGATATCGCCGGCTATTACCTTTCGCGCGAGCATCGCGACGCGCATGGCGACGGATGCCTGGTCGCGGCGCTCAGCTGCGAAATCGGTCGGCAGCCGCCGGCCGTCCGCCGGGTGTTCACGGAAGAGCTGAAGCAGGTGTTAGGATTCCTGAGCGGGCTGATGCCGGAGGAGATTTCGGCGCGGCGCTACGAGGATGCGATCGCTGCGTTTGCCTGCATGGTGGGCGCCGTGGTCCTTGCGCGGGCCGTCAACGACGAGGCTCTCTCGCGGCGGATCCTGAAGACCGCAGAGAAGCGGCTAGGCAAAGTGGCGACGGGTCGCCGGCCTGTAAGGCGCCGTGCGTCGGCGCCCAGGGGTCGCGCGAATGCCTGA
- a CDS encoding acetyl-CoA hydrolase/transferase C-terminal domain-containing protein, whose protein sequence is MYEAEYRSKLMTPEAAVRLVPARGTLSMGMAISEPPALLQALEARIRAEEIENLRVYYSHSAPAAMMTILKYEYMNVIKPHPFFPTVIERELARRGFEENRRVLFYMPGNFSSMPRILAEIGIDAFMVMVAPMDKGGFFSCGTNGDYTIPTARIAKRLILEVNPRMPRVFGDSSLHISEATAIVEHESPLTELPARPVNDLDRAIGKYIVDLVPDRATLQIGVGGVPNAVCSALVNHKDLGVHTELMTASVAALIQSGAVSNKYKNINRFKNVYTLAAGDAGLYEFLHDNSSMEVYPVDYVNDPYIIGRNDRVVSINAFLQVSLDGEVNSETVNGKQYSAPGGQLDFVRGAQLSREGKSILAAYSTAAANKVSRIVPQIEGPATDPRADTQYIVTEYGVADMRGKSSPERAEALIAIAHPDFRDALRQRARELGYL, encoded by the coding sequence ATGTACGAAGCGGAGTACAGGTCGAAGTTGATGACGCCCGAGGCTGCCGTGCGGCTCGTCCCGGCGCGCGGCACGCTGTCGATGGGGATGGCGATTAGCGAACCTCCAGCGTTGCTGCAGGCGTTGGAGGCGCGGATAAGGGCAGAGGAGATCGAAAACCTGCGAGTCTACTATTCGCATTCGGCGCCGGCGGCGATGATGACGATTCTGAAGTACGAATACATGAACGTCATCAAGCCCCATCCCTTCTTTCCCACGGTGATTGAGAGAGAACTGGCGCGCCGGGGGTTCGAGGAGAACCGCCGGGTCTTGTTCTATATGCCCGGCAATTTCAGCAGCATGCCGCGGATCCTGGCCGAGATCGGGATCGACGCCTTCATGGTGATGGTCGCGCCGATGGACAAGGGCGGATTTTTCAGTTGCGGCACGAACGGCGATTACACGATCCCGACCGCGCGCATCGCGAAACGGCTCATCCTCGAAGTAAATCCGCGGATGCCGCGCGTCTTTGGCGATTCGTCGCTGCACATCTCTGAGGCAACCGCGATAGTCGAGCACGAAAGCCCGCTCACCGAACTGCCGGCTCGCCCGGTGAACGATCTGGATCGCGCGATCGGCAAATACATCGTCGACCTCGTGCCCGACCGCGCGACCCTGCAGATAGGCGTGGGCGGAGTGCCGAACGCCGTGTGCAGCGCTCTGGTGAATCACAAGGATCTCGGCGTGCATACCGAGTTGATGACGGCGTCGGTTGCCGCCCTCATCCAGTCGGGCGCGGTCTCCAACAAGTACAAGAACATCAACAGGTTCAAGAACGTTTATACGCTGGCGGCCGGCGACGCCGGGCTCTACGAGTTCCTCCACGACAATTCGAGCATGGAAGTGTATCCGGTCGATTACGTGAACGATCCCTACATCATCGGCCGCAACGATCGCGTGGTGTCGATCAATGCGTTTCTGCAGGTGAGCCTGGACGGCGAGGTCAATTCGGAAACCGTGAACGGCAAGCAATACAGCGCTCCGGGCGGGCAACTGGATTTCGTGCGGGGCGCGCAGCTTTCGCGCGAGGGCAAGTCGATTCTCGCCGCCTATTCGACCGCCGCGGCCAACAAGGTCTCACGTATCGTCCCGCAGATCGAAGGACCGGCCACCGATCCGCGCGCCGACACTCAATACATCGTCACCGAATACGGCGTCGCCGACATGCGCGGTAAATCCAGCCCTGAAAGGGCCGAAGCGCTGATAGCGATCGCGCACCCGGATTTCAGGGACGCGCTGCGTCAGCGGGCTAGGGAGTTGGGCTACTTGTAA
- a CDS encoding HPF/RaiA family ribosome-associated protein — translation MQTDLQITARNFTLNEAIEAETRTKVAKLERLYDRIRSCKVVVEGRIAARI, via the coding sequence ATGCAAACCGATCTGCAAATCACAGCACGAAATTTCACCCTCAACGAAGCCATCGAAGCCGAGACTAGAACGAAAGTCGCAAAGCTCGAGCGCCTTTATGACCGCATCAGGAGTTGTAAGGTCGTCGTGGAAGGCCGCATTGCCGCACGAATTTGA
- a CDS encoding SDR family NAD(P)-dependent oxidoreductase yields the protein MKGKLEGKVAVVTAAGSGIGAATARRFAREGASVVIADLSGTRASAVANEITQAGGNTRWLKMDASDPEGVQAAIRLALDNWGRLDVMFNNAGLGTVEALETMALETWNRTLAVTLTSAFLGIKYSLPIMRKQGGGSIVNTASISGTAGDYGMSAYNAAKAGVINLARGAALENAQYGIRINCVCPGAINTRVSQVLGGSDVEGFRRKLGNNPVGRIGEPEEIASAVTFLASDEASFITGAALIVDGGLTAHTGLPHFI from the coding sequence ATGAAGGGCAAACTGGAAGGCAAAGTCGCGGTCGTGACGGCCGCCGGATCGGGTATCGGCGCGGCAACCGCGCGCCGCTTCGCGCGCGAGGGGGCCTCGGTCGTGATCGCGGATCTCAGCGGGACGCGCGCCTCAGCGGTGGCAAATGAGATCACGCAGGCGGGCGGCAATACGCGATGGCTCAAGATGGACGCCTCCGATCCGGAAGGCGTGCAGGCGGCGATCCGTCTTGCGCTGGATAACTGGGGCCGGCTCGACGTGATGTTCAACAATGCCGGGCTGGGCACGGTCGAGGCGCTCGAGACGATGGCGCTCGAGACCTGGAACCGGACGCTCGCCGTCACGCTGACCAGCGCGTTCCTCGGCATCAAGTACAGCCTCCCGATCATGCGCAAACAGGGCGGCGGATCGATCGTCAACACCGCTTCGATCTCGGGCACGGCGGGCGACTACGGAATGTCCGCCTACAACGCGGCCAAGGCCGGCGTTATCAATCTCGCACGCGGCGCGGCATTGGAAAATGCGCAGTATGGAATTCGCATTAACTGCGTCTGTCCCGGCGCGATCAACACCCGCGTATCGCAGGTGCTGGGCGGCAGCGATGTAGAGGGCTTCAGGCGCAAACTCGGCAACAATCCCGTCGGGCGAATTGGCGAACCCGAGGAGATTGCGAGCGCGGTGACCTTCCTCGCCTCCGACGAGGCCTCCTTTATCACCGGCGCGGCGCTCATCGTCGACGGCGGGCTTACCGCCCATACGGGCCTGCCGCATTTCATCTGA
- a CDS encoding SDR family NAD(P)-dependent oxidoreductase, with protein MNEPSNKVCVVIGVGEGLGAALARRFAAGYKVALVARSPNVIEPIAAEIRSAGGVALPLCADATVEAQAAAAYDRVTRELGPVEILIYNGGRRPMGRLLETSPEVFEQTWRLHTFGAFLWSRQVAPAMLSRKSGAMLFTGATAGVRPWPNSAAFAPAKFALRGLCQVMARDLHPQGVHVAYVNVDGGIDMPLLRQMRPQAGDEDFLKPSAIADAFWYLAHQDRSVWSHELEVRPYTEKF; from the coding sequence ATGAACGAACCCTCGAACAAGGTATGCGTGGTGATCGGAGTCGGTGAGGGCCTCGGCGCGGCCCTCGCCCGCCGCTTCGCCGCCGGTTACAAGGTCGCGCTCGTGGCGCGAAGCCCCAACGTGATCGAGCCGATCGCGGCCGAAATCAGGTCCGCCGGTGGCGTCGCGCTGCCGCTCTGCGCCGACGCCACGGTCGAGGCGCAAGCGGCCGCCGCGTACGATCGGGTGACCCGCGAGCTTGGTCCGGTCGAAATCCTGATTTACAACGGCGGCCGCCGCCCGATGGGCCGGCTGCTCGAGACATCGCCCGAGGTCTTCGAACAGACCTGGCGGCTGCATACTTTTGGCGCGTTCCTGTGGTCGCGCCAGGTCGCGCCCGCAATGCTCTCGCGCAAAAGCGGTGCGATGCTCTTCACCGGCGCGACCGCGGGCGTGCGGCCGTGGCCCAATTCGGCGGCGTTCGCCCCGGCGAAATTCGCGCTCCGCGGACTTTGCCAGGTGATGGCCCGCGACCTCCATCCGCAGGGCGTGCACGTCGCGTACGTCAATGTCGACGGCGGCATCGACATGCCTTTGCTCCGGCAAATGCGGCCCCAAGCCGGGGATGAGGATTTCCTTAAACCGTCGGCGATCGCGGACGCGTTCTGGTACCTGGCGCATCAGGATCGCAGCGTCTGGAGCCACGAACTCGAGGTCAGACCCTATACGGAGAAGTTCTAA
- a CDS encoding Hsp20/alpha crystallin family protein: MRELRPFSDLERWARRLETRFPHLFEDAESEELEYKLPVESYVKDGSVVVRADVPGIEPKDIDVNMLGNVLTIKARREEKQEVKKEDYFRREISYGEFERRTILPEGAQADKARATFKNGVVEVTIPLLDEGMVKKVPVETAR, from the coding sequence ATGAGAGAACTGCGGCCATTTTCCGATCTCGAGCGTTGGGCGCGGCGATTGGAGACGCGCTTTCCGCACCTGTTCGAGGATGCTGAGTCGGAAGAGCTGGAATACAAGCTTCCGGTGGAGAGTTATGTCAAGGACGGAAGTGTGGTGGTTCGCGCCGACGTGCCGGGGATTGAGCCCAAGGACATAGACGTGAACATGCTCGGCAACGTCCTCACGATCAAGGCCAGGCGCGAGGAAAAGCAGGAGGTCAAAAAGGAAGACTACTTTCGGCGCGAAATTTCGTACGGCGAATTCGAACGGCGCACGATCCTGCCGGAGGGAGCGCAGGCCGACAAGGCCAGGGCCACGTTCAAAAACGGCGTGGTCGAAGTCACGATACCGCTGCTCGACGAAGGAATGGTCAAGAAGGTCCCGGTCGAAACCGCGCGGTAG